From Campylobacter lari, the proteins below share one genomic window:
- a CDS encoding mandelate racemase/muconate lactonizing enzyme family protein: protein MKITKVEPIWLRTKTFDESCEWGEDAFILRIYTDNNLYGIGESDSAAAVLKIMFEQPSTHGSCRNLSEILIGQDPRNIKKIMDDLIEGSAYYGLSGALICALSAINIALYDLLGKIYGVSVATILGGKRKDFLNAYATFIPSENMEENISRVKYLKEEGFKLLKFGGAGFGNNALADKEIIKNIRGAVGDDIKLSIDLVGLWKNFSYARERFLEIEEYNLEWIEEPVSANNFYDYARLSEHLPCKITGGESFYTLNEFENFIKKSKVSIVQPDITRCGGFDTMLEIEKISLKYGCDLVPHGFSTGILLAATVQFLASTKYCNLIEYSQSTSVLFTHLVKNLIPCKDGIVEVNDAVGIGVILDENLIEKYRINIKI, encoded by the coding sequence ATGAAAATTACAAAGGTTGAACCTATATGGTTAAGGACAAAAACTTTTGATGAGTCTTGTGAGTGGGGTGAAGATGCCTTTATATTAAGAATTTATACAGATAATAATCTTTATGGAATAGGAGAAAGTGATAGTGCTGCGGCAGTTTTAAAGATAATGTTTGAGCAACCTAGTACTCATGGATCTTGCAGAAATTTAAGTGAAATTTTAATAGGACAAGATCCAAGAAATATTAAGAAGATTATGGATGATTTGATTGAGGGAAGTGCGTATTATGGACTTAGCGGAGCATTAATTTGTGCTTTAAGTGCAATAAATATTGCTTTATATGATTTACTTGGAAAAATTTATGGTGTAAGTGTAGCTACTATACTTGGTGGAAAAAGAAAAGACTTTTTAAATGCATACGCTACTTTTATTCCGAGTGAAAATATGGAAGAAAATATTTCTAGAGTAAAATACTTAAAAGAAGAAGGTTTTAAACTATTAAAATTTGGTGGTGCAGGCTTTGGTAATAATGCATTAGCTGATAAAGAGATTATCAAGAATATTAGAGGTGCAGTGGGTGATGATATTAAACTTAGTATTGACTTAGTAGGGCTTTGGAAAAATTTTTCTTATGCAAGAGAAAGATTTTTGGAAATTGAAGAATATAACTTAGAGTGGATAGAAGAACCAGTTAGTGCAAATAATTTTTATGATTATGCAAGACTTAGCGAACACTTACCTTGTAAGATTACGGGTGGAGAGAGTTTTTACACGCTAAATGAGTTTGAAAATTTTATTAAAAAGTCAAAAGTTTCTATTGTGCAACCTGATATTACTAGATGCGGTGGTTTTGACACTATGTTAGAAATTGAAAAAATATCTTTAAAATATGGTTGTGATTTAGTCCCGCATGGTTTTTCTACAGGAATTTTACTTGCTGCTACGGTGCAGTTTCTAGCAAGTACTAAATATTGTAATTTGATAGAGTATTCTCAATCAACAAGTGTGCTTTTTACTCATTTGGTGAAAAATTTAATCCCTTGCAAAGATGGTATAGTTGAAG
- a CDS encoding BCCT family transporter yields the protein MQKNNQKTYDLFLIVTSILAVFMVIVILLINPSKALEVANFLFSKLTHMFGSFVQLFEFICVVFIFYLAFSKIGNIKLGDGINPYSNTAWIFMFICAGLGSATMYWAFMEWAYYYLAPGLNITPKSTEALRSATSFVYLHWGITPWAVYALSSIAMCFHFYIFKNKNLKISSLIANILHINQNIVLDKIIDVVFLFSTFGGLVLTTTLSIITISAGLSGIFDINDGFYLKFILLAIVTAVFTFSSFVGLSSGMAKLAKISCILCFVFAILVFILGDSVFILNNIINSIGVFFSNYVSMSLYNDITGVSSFNSDWTVFYWLYWITYTPAVSIFVTKISKGRTIRQVIFGLIVGGCIGTWFFFGVLSSYAIDIFQSGILDVPNFISSNAGEAGVVALVKTLPFGTIFALFYFLLMMVFLASHMDATAFTISCVSTKIDSENPSKYLKVFWCIMLGLIPLAMLYINADLNTLKVAVVLSAAPFLVILAISFYGLIKWIKRMDNENYKG from the coding sequence ATGCAAAAAAATAATCAAAAAACTTATGATTTATTTTTGATAGTGACATCTATTTTGGCGGTTTTTATGGTGATTGTAATTTTACTTATAAATCCTAGTAAAGCTTTAGAAGTAGCAAATTTTCTTTTTAGCAAGCTTACACATATGTTTGGCTCATTTGTTCAACTTTTTGAGTTTATTTGTGTAGTTTTTATTTTCTACTTGGCTTTTTCTAAAATAGGTAATATTAAATTAGGCGATGGGATAAATCCTTATTCAAATACTGCTTGGATTTTTATGTTTATTTGTGCAGGACTTGGATCTGCTACTATGTATTGGGCATTTATGGAATGGGCATATTATTATTTAGCACCTGGATTAAATATTACTCCAAAATCTACAGAAGCTTTAAGAAGTGCAACTTCTTTTGTGTATTTGCATTGGGGTATTACGCCTTGGGCTGTATATGCTTTAAGTTCTATTGCAATGTGTTTTCATTTTTATATTTTTAAAAATAAAAATTTAAAAATTTCAAGTTTAATAGCAAATATCTTGCATATTAATCAAAATATAGTGCTTGATAAAATCATCGATGTTGTGTTTTTATTTAGTACTTTTGGTGGACTTGTGCTTACTACAACCCTTTCTATAATTACAATTAGTGCTGGACTTTCTGGAATTTTTGATATTAATGATGGTTTTTATTTAAAATTTATTCTTTTAGCTATTGTTACAGCTGTTTTTACCTTTTCTAGTTTTGTTGGATTATCAAGTGGTATGGCAAAACTTGCTAAAATATCTTGTATCTTGTGTTTTGTGTTTGCAATATTGGTATTTATTTTAGGAGATAGTGTATTTATATTAAATAATATAATAAATAGTATAGGGGTATTTTTTAGTAATTATGTTTCAATGAGCTTATATAATGATATTACTGGTGTAAGTAGCTTTAATTCTGATTGGACAGTTTTTTATTGGCTTTATTGGATTACTTACACTCCTGCTGTTAGTATTTTTGTGACAAAAATTTCTAAAGGAAGGACCATTCGTCAAGTAATTTTTGGTCTTATTGTGGGTGGATGTATTGGGACTTGGTTTTTCTTTGGAGTTTTGAGTTCATATGCAATAGATATTTTTCAAAGTGGAATCTTAGATGTTCCAAATTTTATTAGTTCAAATGCTGGAGAAGCTGGAGTGGTAGCATTGGTAAAAACACTACCATTTGGTACTATTTTTGCTCTTTTTTATTTCCTGCTTATGATGGTATTTTTGGCTTCTCATATGGATGCTACTGCATTTACTATTTCTTGTGTAAGCACAAAAATAGATAGTGAAAATCCTAGTAAATATTTAAAAGTTTTTTGGTGTATTATGCTTGGATTAATTCCTCTAGCAATGCTTTATATAAATGCAGATTTAAATACCTTAAAAGTTGCAGTTGTTTTGAGTGCTGCTCCTTTTTTGGTAATACTTGCTATTAGCTTTTATGGGCTTATTAAATGGATAAAAAGGATGGATAATGAAAATTACAAAGGTTGA
- a CDS encoding formimidoylglutamase, with product MWQGRNDGDEIIHKRLFKCLNHSSNNKLLGFCSSLGVQRNNGRIGSELAPKIIRKNMANFAIHDDFDFDDLGDIENFDTLELGDELLYHKCLEILHNNHYGVILGGGHETSLACIKALLDYKKSVGVINFDAHFDVRIQELHTSGNSFYKAYEYAKENNYNFSYLCLGASKLSNTKALFQTMDNMKASYVLDTEFEKCIEVIKNFLKQNEVVYLSIDMDVFSQSVAPAVSAPAVFGINLKEILTPIKIIFESKKVALADICEFNPKFDIDNHTAKIAAYLAYFLLSKGMI from the coding sequence ATGTGGCAAGGGAGAAATGATGGTGATGAAATTATCCATAAACGATTATTTAAATGTTTAAATCACTCTTCAAATAATAAATTATTAGGCTTTTGTTCATCATTGGGTGTGCAGAGAAATAATGGTAGAATTGGAAGTGAATTAGCACCAAAAATTATAAGAAAGAATATGGCAAATTTTGCTATACATGATGATTTTGATTTTGATGATTTAGGAGATATTGAAAATTTTGATACCCTAGAATTAGGCGATGAACTACTTTATCACAAGTGCTTAGAAATTTTACATAATAATCATTATGGTGTAATTTTAGGAGGTGGACACGAAACATCTTTAGCTTGTATCAAAGCGCTTTTAGATTACAAAAAAAGTGTAGGAGTTATAAATTTTGATGCACATTTTGATGTAAGAATTCAGGAGTTACATACTTCTGGAAATTCTTTTTACAAAGCTTATGAATATGCAAAAGAAAATAATTATAATTTTTCTTATCTTTGCTTGGGTGCAAGTAAATTATCTAACACAAAAGCACTTTTTCAAACTATGGATAATATGAAAGCAAGTTATGTTTTAGATACTGAATTTGAAAAATGTATAGAAGTCATTAAAAATTTCTTAAAACAAAATGAAGTTGTTTATTTAAGTATTGATATGGATGTATTTTCACAAAGCGTAGCTCCTGCTGTAAGCGCCCCTGCTGTTTTTGGTATCAATTTAAAAGAAATTTTAACTCCGATAAAAATTATTTTTGAAAGCAAAAAAGTTGCTTTAGCAGATATTTGTGAATTTAATCCTAAATTTGATATAGACAATCACACTGCAAAAATCGCTGCTTATCTAGCATATTTTTTATTAAGTAAAGGAATGATATGA